Proteins co-encoded in one Phalacrocorax carbo chromosome 5, bPhaCar2.1, whole genome shotgun sequence genomic window:
- the ASCL2 gene encoding achaete-scute homolog 2, producing MNGAALPPLPPAAPRGRRRPASPELLRCKRRLAFAALPSTGAAAAAAAVARRNERERNRVRLVNMGFAALRQHVPHGAASKKMSKVETLRSAVEYIRALQRLLDEHDAAAAAFPDGRGRAAVGEGGGGGGYSSASPSFASSVPGSPCSSEESGYDAALSPEERELLDFTSWLGSY from the coding sequence ATGAACGGCGcggcgctgccgccgctgccccccgccgccccccgcggccgccgtCGGCCCGCCTCCCCCGAGCTGCTGCGCTGCAAGCGCCGCCTGGCCTTCGCCGCCCTGCCGAGcaccggggcggcggcggcggcggccgccgtgGCCCGCCGTAACGAGCGGGAGCGCAACCGCGTGCGGCTGGTCAACATGGGCTTCGCCGCCCTCCGCCAGCACGTCCCGCACGGCGCCGCCAGCAAGAAGATGAGCAAGGTGGAGACGCTCCGCTCCGCCGTCGAGTACATCCGCGCCTTGCAGCGGCTCCTCGACGAGCAcgacgccgccgccgccgccttccccgacggccgcgggcgggcggccgtcggggaaggcggcggcggcggcggctaCTCCTCCGCGTCGCCCTCCTTCGCCTCCTCCGTGCCCGGCTCGCCTTGCTCTTCCGAGGAGAGCGGCTACGACGCGGCGCTCAGCCCCGAGGAGCGGGAGCTGCTGGACTTCACCAGCTGGCTCGGGAGCTACTGA